AGCGAGATTGCCGAGCTCCTCGGCACGAGCAGGGCCAACGTTAGCATTCTCGAGAGGCGCGCCCTGGACAAGATCGAGAAGGCCAGGAACACTATCCTCATATGGGAGCAGATAAACGCCAAGGTCAGCGTCGAGGTGAAGAGGGGAGAGGACATATTCTCCGTCCCTGACAGGCTCTTTGAGAAGGCCGATGAGCTCGGGATAAAGGTTCCCTACAGTACGGCCGAGATAATAGCCTTCCTCGTTGAGCACGCCCCCATCTCCGACAGGATAGCCAAGAGAGACTTCACCCTCTTCCTCGACGCCAAGGACAGGCTCAGGATAAGCGAGTGCCTACTTGAGGATTTCGATGAGATGGGGAAGAAGGAGGGCGGTAAAGACTCCGTTTAGTGCCATCGCCAGTCCGCTCACAGCCCCCGCCAGCTCGTCCTCCAGTATTATCCTCGCCGTCCCGAGGCCGTGCGAACTCACTCCCGTCGCGAGACCCCTAGCTATTCTGTCCCTCACCCTGAAAAGGTTGAGGAGCTCCGGGGCAAAGGCGTTGCCGAGAAGGCCGGTTGTTATGACGAGAACGGCCGTTAAGGAGGGTATCCCGCCGATTTTGTCGCTTATCCCTATCGCTATCGCCGTCGTCACGCTCTTCGGTGCTATGCTGAGGAGAACTTCTTCACTTCCGCCGAGGAGCTCGGCGATGTAAAAGGCGCTGAGGATTGCAACAGTGCCACCGACGGCTATCCCCAGGGCTATCTCCTTTGAGTATGCCCTTATCGTCTCCCTGCCCTTGTAGACCGGAACCGCAAGGCTAACAACGGCCGGCCCGAGGAGGAACTTAAGTATAGCCGCGCTCTCCATGTAGCTCCCGTAGGGGATTCCGAACCATTTCAGGATAACCGCTATCGTGATTATGGAGAGGAGAACAGGGTTCGTGTAGAACGCCCTCCTCCTGGAGTGGAGCTCCGAGAACAGGTAGAAGACCACAAGGGTGAGGGTTATCCCCAGCGGGTTCATGGTTCATTCCTCCTGAGGAGTTCAACGGTCTTCGCCGTGACGAGGAGCGTTATCAGGAAGCTCAGGAGGAGGGAGACGGAGATTGGAAG
This Thermococcus cleftensis DNA region includes the following protein-coding sequences:
- a CDS encoding Tfx family DNA-binding protein, with the translated sequence MSARSFLTEQQIKILRLRARGLKQSEIAELLGTSRANVSILERRALDKIEKARNTILIWEQINAKVSVEVKRGEDIFSVPDRLFEKADELGIKVPYSTAEIIAFLVEHAPISDRIAKRDFTLFLDAKDRLRISECLLEDFDEMGKKEGGKDSV
- a CDS encoding CidB/LrgB family autolysis modulator; protein product: MNPLGITLTLVVFYLFSELHSRRRAFYTNPVLLSIITIAVILKWFGIPYGSYMESAAILKFLLGPAVVSLAVPVYKGRETIRAYSKEIALGIAVGGTVAILSAFYIAELLGGSEEVLLSIAPKSVTTAIAIGISDKIGGIPSLTAVLVITTGLLGNAFAPELLNLFRVRDRIARGLATGVSSHGLGTARIILEDELAGAVSGLAMALNGVFTALLLPHLIEILK